A genomic segment from Desulfovibrionales bacterium encodes:
- a CDS encoding TetR family transcriptional regulator, translating into MDTDLTPRQTFFNLPPDKQQRVLEAAVQEFSERGYQQASINTIVSRLNIAKGSIYQYFDSKKSLFLFIFNQGIAMVRQMLKHVKKESQEEDFFTRVRKSLMAGVEFIDKHPALYRVYLRILFERDSPLREDFLQTIRLFSREYILSLLEEGQARGEVRKDLDPVLAVFILDAVLDKFLQNYALPYLDPALELNEKNGLEEKIDSIVTMLRQGFAAADGI; encoded by the coding sequence ATGGATACCGATCTTACCCCAAGACAGACCTTCTTTAACCTCCCCCCGGACAAGCAGCAGCGCGTCTTAGAGGCGGCTGTTCAGGAGTTTTCCGAGCGAGGCTACCAGCAGGCCAGCATTAACACCATAGTCTCCCGACTCAATATCGCCAAGGGATCCATCTATCAGTACTTCGACAGCAAAAAAAGTCTGTTTCTCTTTATCTTCAATCAGGGAATTGCCATGGTGCGGCAGATGCTGAAGCATGTTAAAAAGGAGAGTCAGGAAGAAGATTTTTTCACGCGGGTAAGGAAATCCCTTATGGCTGGGGTTGAGTTCATAGATAAACATCCGGCCCTCTACCGGGTTTATCTCCGTATTCTTTTTGAGCGCGATTCTCCTCTACGGGAAGACTTTCTGCAAACGATAAGGCTTTTCTCCCGTGAGTACATCCTCTCCCTTTTGGAAGAGGGGCAGGCACGGGGTGAGGTCAGAAAAGACCTGGACCCTGTGTTGGCTGTGTTTATTCTAGACGCGGTATTGGATAAGTTCCTGCAGAACTATGCCCTGCCCTATCTTGATCCGGCCCTGGAGTTAAACGAGAAAAATGGCCTGGAAGAAAAAATCGACAGCATAGTGACCATGCTGCGGCAGGGATTCGCCGCGGCAGATGGGATTTGA
- the mqnE gene encoding aminofutalosine synthase MqnE → MDWSKREPWWQEIRGKVEAGERLSFEDGLRLYQSNDILAIGALANAVRRRMNGDKAFYIYNQHINYSNICVNLCRFCAFGKDKGDSAAYEMSVEEIVGKIQSRRHEPITEVHIVGGIHPDLPYRYYVEMIREIKKARPEIHIHAFTAVEIAHLANISGQSISDTLRDLREAGLGSLPGGGAEVFSPRIRERLCPKKLSPEGWLEVAGAAHRLGIKSNATMLYGHIESAEERVSHLLALRQTQDETGGFMAFIPLAFHPRNTELSELSNTTGFNDLKNIAVARLLLDNFPHIKAYWVMIGPKLAQIALNFGADDLDGTIIEEKITHMAGAETAQGMTRAELRRLIHEAGCTPVERDTLYNIIKPSAINAQQSAEKGS, encoded by the coding sequence ATGGATTGGTCGAAAAGAGAACCGTGGTGGCAAGAGATACGTGGTAAGGTCGAGGCCGGTGAAAGGCTATCCTTTGAAGACGGGCTGAGGCTTTACCAATCAAACGATATCCTGGCCATCGGCGCCCTGGCCAATGCGGTACGCCGCCGCATGAACGGCGATAAGGCATTTTACATATACAATCAGCACATCAACTATTCCAATATCTGCGTCAATCTCTGCCGTTTTTGCGCCTTCGGCAAGGATAAGGGCGATTCGGCCGCGTATGAAATGTCCGTTGAGGAGATAGTCGGCAAGATTCAAAGCAGGCGCCATGAGCCGATAACCGAGGTGCACATCGTAGGCGGGATACATCCTGACCTGCCTTATCGCTATTATGTGGAGATGATCCGGGAGATCAAAAAGGCACGGCCGGAGATCCACATACACGCCTTTACCGCCGTAGAGATCGCCCATCTGGCCAATATCTCCGGACAAAGTATATCCGATACGCTCCGCGACCTGCGCGAGGCCGGGTTAGGTTCGCTTCCGGGCGGTGGCGCAGAGGTCTTCAGCCCCCGCATAAGGGAACGCCTCTGTCCCAAAAAACTATCTCCGGAAGGCTGGCTGGAAGTGGCCGGGGCCGCGCATCGCCTCGGCATCAAGTCCAATGCCACAATGCTCTATGGACATATCGAATCTGCGGAAGAAAGGGTCAGCCATCTTCTGGCCTTGCGCCAGACCCAGGATGAGACCGGCGGCTTCATGGCCTTTATTCCCCTGGCCTTTCACCCGCGAAACACCGAGCTATCCGAACTCTCTAACACCACCGGCTTTAATGACCTTAAAAATATCGCCGTCGCCCGTCTCCTGCTCGATAATTTTCCGCACATCAAGGCCTACTGGGTGATGATCGGCCCCAAACTGGCCCAGATCGCCCTTAATTTTGGCGCAGATGATCTGGATGGAACGATCATCGAGGAAAAGATCACCCACATGGCCGGTGCGGAGACGGCCCAGGGGATGACCCGCGCGGAACTCCGGCGTTTAATCCATGAGGCGGGATGTACGCCGGTAGAACGGGACACCCTGTACAATATCATTAAGCCTTCAGCAATTAACGCTCAGCAATCAGCAGAGAAAGGCTCATAG